The sequence TGGTGACGCAAACGGAAATGCAGGCGGTGATACCAACGAAGGTGCAAACCGAACGGGCGGCACAACAATCTGACCCTGCGCACAATAATCATCCCGCACAGGAACCGCCATCGGTGCGGGCATTATTTTTAGGGTTTCTCGGGTTGGGATTGATCGGATTTGGTGGAGTGCTACCTCTGGCACGCCGTATGTTGGTTGAGCAGCGTCGGTGGCTAACCGATGCGGAGTTCACTGATCTTCTTGGTCTGTGTCAGTTTCTGCCCGGTGGCAATATCATTAATCTCTCGGTAGCGATCGGATTGCAGTTTCGTGGTATCCGAGGTGCGCTTGCCGCTCTGCTGGGATTGATCGCGGCGCCGACTGCCATTGTGATTGCCCTTGGGGTTATTTACGAGCGCTTTCAGAATGATACCCATATCGCGCATATGTTTGCCGGTCTCGCGGCGGCGGCGGCGGGGTTACTTATATCGACCGCTTTAAAGATGGCAACACCGCTACGCCGCAAACCGTTAGGGATCTTGATAGCAGCCACCTTCTTCGTCGCGATTGCGTTGTTGCGTTTGCCGTTATTACCAACAATGTTGGTCTTGGTTCCTGTCAGTATTCTTGTTACATGGCGGTGGGCGGCATGATTGCAGTTCTTCTTTCCCTTGCTGCCATTTTTTCAGAACTTTCATTGCTTGCCTTTGGCGGTGGCAATACCATACTGCCAGAGATGCAGCGTCAGGTTGTCCATATTCATCACTGGATGTCGGCGCAGGAGTTCAGTGCCATGTTCGCGCTGGCGCAGGCCGCACCGGGGCCAAACATGATGGTGGTGACGCTGGTTGGCTGGCATGTAGCAGGGTGGCCAGGCGTGATTGTGACGTCAATCGCAAAATTCGGCCCGTCATCGATACTCACCGGCATTACCTTGCATTATTGGCGACGGTTTAAGGATGAGCCTTGGCGCGGTATTGTGCAGGCTGGTCTGGTTCCTGTGACGGTTGGTTTGGTGGCGGCGAGCGCGTCATTGATCACGGAGGCATCCGTTCATGCCTTGATATTGGGAGCGATCACACTGGGTTGCGTCGTGGGTACGTTGAAAACCCGATTACATCCATTATGGTTTTTGGCTGTCGGTGCGTTAGTTGGATTGACTGGGTTTGGTCAGTGATCTCAAAAATATTGGTAAAGCTGAGAGCCTGGATTAAAAATAGCCGTGTGGCTTACTGGGAAAAGTGTGATGGCTTTTTAAGGTAGAGACCCGGTGCCGAAAACGACGTCAACATGACAGAAGCAACGGCTGAACAAAATAGAGGATGAAGCAGAAATACAAAAGGGTTCCAGATCGAAATCTGGAACCCTTTTTATTTTGGTAGGCCGTGCGGGATTCGAACCTGCGACCAACGGATTAAAAGTCCGCTGCTCTACCAGCTGAGCTAACGACCCAAAACAGTGCTGCTAAGTGCAATCAAAAAAGCCGTCTTTTGTTCACACTTACTTAAAAACTAAACGACGTTATTTCTGAAAATTTCTGAAATAACAAAGGGTTTTAGATTTCGTCTAAAACCCTTTTTTATTCGTGGTAGGCCGTGCGGGATTCGAACCTGCGACCAACGGATTAAAAGTCCGCTGCTCTACCAGCTGAGCTAACGACCCGAAAGAACGCTATTATAGAGAAGGTGTAGGCACTATGTCAAACTACTCTTGTCTTTTTATTTCATCTTCGTGAAAAGACTGCTTTTAATTCACTTTGCACCGGCTAAACGTTCTTTAGCAGTCACAGCCGCAGGCGTGTTTGGATATTGAGAGATGACTTGCTCAAGTGATTTTTTTGCAGCGCCCTTGTCCTTCAACTCAGTGTAACTACTCGACATGTTCAAAAGAGCGTCAGCCGCTTTCGGATTGTCGGGATATTTTTTGATCACCACTTGCTGTGCCGCTATGGCGTTTTTATAGTCGCGTTGCGCAAAGTACGAATTGCCCAACCAGTATTGTGCCGAAGGCGCAAAGCCTGACGCTGGATAGCGCCTCAGATAATCGGAGAACGCCGCGGTAGCGCCTTTGTAGTCGCCACCCTTGAAACTGGCTAGCGCAGCGTCATACGATTTCTGCTCGTTAGGATCAATGCTGACTTCCTGGCCATCAACGTTGACTTTTTGCGGCTCCAGTTTACGCAAACGATTATCCAGATCGACATAAAAATCTTTCTGGCGTTGCTGCGTATTGGCAACCTCGTTGGTCAACACTTCAATCTGTCCTCGTAGCTTGGCGATCTCTTGATTCAATTGATCGTTTTGATCAGCCAGACTAAGTGAGCTGCTCTTATCCGCTTTACCGTCGACGCGGGCATTCACCGCATCAATTCTGCTGCGAATATCAAGAATTGCGCGTCGTGCTTCAGCATCGTCAAACAAACCGGCGTGGGCTATCGGTGCAAAGCAACCTGCGGCCAGCAAGGCCGCAGTCAGCGTTGATTTAGAAAAAATCCGCATGATCATCACTTGGTTTATTAATAAACGATATCTGCGCGACGATTCTCAGCGAAAGACGCTTCGTCGTTGCCCAGTGCTTTAGGCTTTTCTTTGCCCAGAGAAACGGCTTCTACCTGTGCATCAGGAACACCTAGCAATGCCATTGCTTTACGAACTGCTTCAGCACGTTTCTGGCCCAGTGCCAGATTGTATTCGCGACCGCCGCGGTCATCGGTATTGCCTTGAATGATGATCTTACGACCCTTGTTAGCGATCAGGTATTTAGCGTGCGCTTCAACAACAGAGCGGAACTCTTCTTTGACCGAATAGCTATCGTAGTCGAAATAAATGCTGCGCTTGGACAGAACGCCTTGCGGGTCATTCAATGCATCGCTTGAACCAGCGTTGACCGGGTTGACGGAACGTGGATCTGCTCCACCGGTCATGCTGCCGCGGTCTTCGATCTTAGCCTTGTCGTCAAGCTTGACAGGGGATGAGCATGCGGCAAGTAAAACGGCGCTTGAAACGATAAGGGCAAAGCTACTGAGGTGGCGCATTATTATTCTCCAGAGAGGTGAGTTGTTCAGGACTTCTGCAAAATCGCCCCAATGGGGTTGTGCTTTCCTAACGTTCTTTGTCGGCAGGGTTGGCAAGCCCGCTGCTGGGACAATTTTGCGTAAGTCCTATTGTTTTACTTATTACTTAACTTTAATACACATCGCGATGGAACTACTACTTGGTAATTACTTCATAAACGGGCCCCAGGTCGGCTCCCTGATATCGCCGGCCTGAACGGTCAATCGTTGTTTGACACGGCCATCGACTGAGACAACCGCGAGCGATCCACGACGGCCGCCAGACTCGGTTGCATACATAATGTATTGACCGTTTGGCGAGAAGCTTGGGGACTCGTCTTTAACCGTATCCGACAAACGCTGCTCTTGGTTGTTACCTAAATCCATGGCGTACAATTGGAAGCCACCGCTCCGACGAGAAATATACGCCAATGTTTTGCCATCTGGCGAAATTCGAGGACTGATGTTGTAATTACCGCTAAAAGTCACGCGTTGGGCCTCTCCCCCATTAGCACTCATCTTGTAAATTTGCGGGCCACCACTGCGATCGCTGGTGAAGTAAATACTTTGTCCGTCAGCAGAGAATTGCGGCTCGGTGTCAATGCCGGAAGTATTTGTCAAACGACGCAGGCTGCTACCATCAGCATTGACAACGTACACTTGGGTCAGGCTGTCGCGCGCCAGGGCAATCGCGATTTTGGTGCCATCAGGCGACCAGGATGGGGCCGAGTTACTACCCTTGTAGTTAGCAATAATAGTGCGTTGTTTTGTCACTAGATTCTGCACGTACACAATCGGTTTTTTTGCTTCAAATGACACATATGCTACCTTGGTTCCATCAGGCGACCAAGCTGGCGAAATGATAGGTTCGTTGGATCGCAGAGCGACTTGCGTACCTTCGCCATCTGCATCGGCAATTTCCAAACGATATTCTTTACCAGATTTAGTGACGTACGCAATACGCGTAGCAAAAGCACCACGAATGCCGATCAGTTTTTGATAAATATCGTCGGCAATTTTATGCGCTGAAACGCGGGTGTATTGGGCAGACGACGACAGTGACAGTCCAGAAAGCTGGGCTGACTTAACTGTATCGAGCAACTTATAGCGGACGTCGAACCGGCCATCGGCTAATTTTTCTACACTACCCACAACCAAGGCGTCGGCCCCACGTGATTTCCAATCACCGTAGTTGATTTGCGATGCGTCGGAGACCACGTCGCTGGTATCGATAATCTTAAACATGCCGCTACGCGACAAATCAGCTTTAATGATCGCTGTAATTTGTTGCGGTGCCAGATTTTCATTGCTAAAACCAGCGATTGCGATAGGAATTTGCGTGGCGCCCACGCCTGCAGTTTCAATGCGTAACTGGGCATACACCAATGGCGTCGATATCAGGGCTGTGACGGCTATACCGATCACGGCAATTGAGCGTACTGAATGTCGTATCCAAGTCCCGATTAACGGGCTTGATGGGTTCTTTTTCATAGTTTATTGATCTTTCGGTTTATGGATTCCGATGAAGCTAGAGGGAACAGAACCCGATTTATCTTTTGGATAAGGTGCAGATCTCTCAATTGCACGCTTTACCGCTTCGTCGAAACCCGAGACACCTGAGGGTTTTCGCAAGTGAATACTGGCCACTGATCCATCTGGAAGTAGCTGTACTTCATATTCTACCGACGGATTTCCAGCCATGCCATCGGGCACGTTAAAGTTGATAAATCCTTTTATTTTGGCACCAACTTTTTGGGCGTAACCAGGATCGCCACGCGGTCCTTGAGATTGTGCGGCGGTGCCGGTGCTATTCGATGCGCCATTGCCGGTAGCCTGTCCCAGTAACCGCTTCATATCATCATTATGTCGTTTGTCGGAAGCTGCATCGTCGGCCTTGCGTTGTTTGTCGATAGCAGCTTTTTTAGCCGCCTCTTTTGCCGCCTCCTGTTTCTGCTTCAATTTGTCGTCTGCTTCCGCTGCTTTTTTTGCATCAGCATCCGCTTTTTTCTTATCGTCAGCCGCTTTCTGCTTCGCAGCCAGCTTATCGGCTAATTTTGCGGCATCTTTTTTCTCCTGCGCTTTTTCCTGTTCGTCGGCTTTACGCTGGCGTTCTTTATCCTCAAGAACCTGCTCGGCATGATCTCGATCCTTCTTCTCTTGTACTTTCCGCTTTCGCTCTTTTTCTAATGCAATTTCGGGATCAGGCACGACCGGCTGAACCACTTTTGGTGGCGGTGGTGCTTCCGTTGCAACGGGTTTCTGCACGGGTTGCGGGACTGGTTTTTCTATCGGTTCTGGCGGCGGCGTTGGTGTTGGCGGCGGCGGTGCCGCTTCCCGTACCTCCGGGCTCCATACTTCTGCCTCAACGGCTACGGGTACTTGGCTTTGCCAATGGACGCCGATCCACAGGAATACGATCAACGCCGCATGCACTGCTGCTGCCAGAGCGATAGCGCGCCATCGACCCGGTTCTTTTGGTATTGAGTAAGGGATGCGATCTGTCATGAGCAGACTGTCAATTTGCGGCAGTTCGTCACTTGGTCGCCAATCCAACACGGTTGATACCCATTATTTTGGCTTCAGAAATAACCTGTATGACCTCATCATACTTAATATCTTTTTCTGCCGAGATCATCACTGGCATATCAGGATTGTCATCGTGAAGCGATTGCAATTTGGCTTTCAGTTTATTTTTTTCGACTGTTTCGGCTTGGCTGCCACCAGTTTTCTTGCCATTGATACGCACGCTTGAATCGCCATTGGCTTTCAGTGCGATTTCGATGTATTCCGTAGGCGGCGCGACAGACTTAGCAGCGGTGGGTAAGTTGATGACATTGGGATTGACCATCGGGGCCGAAACCATAAAAATCACCAGCAAAACCATCATGACGTCGATATACGGCACGACGTTGATTTCTGCTTTGAATTTGCGCGGACGTCCTCCGCGCATGGATGAGAAGCCCGTCATTAGCGTGCCTGCCGTTGCAAGATGTTAGAGAATTCTTCGATGAAACTTTCAAAGCGGATCGCCAAACGGTCTACATCATGCGCAAAACGGTTGTAAGCAACAACCGCCGGAATCGCGGCAAAAAGACCAATCGCGGTGGCGATCAACGCTTCGGCAATACCCGGAGCAACGGCCGCCAATGTTGCTTGCTGGACATTTGCCAGGCCACGGAACGCATTCATAATGCCCCACACGGTGCCGAACAAACCAACGTAAGGCGAGACCGAGCCGACTGAAGCCAGGAACGCCAGATGAGATTCTAGCGCATCCATTTCACGTTGATACGCGGCACGCATCGCTCGGCGCGAACCATCTAGCAACGCAGCAGAATCAGTACTGGCTTTATGTCCGGCGGATGCTTTGATTTTGCTGAATTCATCCATTCCAGCGGCAAAAATACGTTCCATCGCACCTGTTGCACCTGCGCCACGGCGACGATTTGAGGTCGTTCCCTGATACAACTCGGTGAGATTTCCGCCTGACCAGAAGGCCCGTTCGAACTCTTCTGTTTGGGCGCGCGCGCTTCTGATGGCGAACATCTTGCGGAATATGTATGTCCAACTCATCACAGAGACTGCTAACAATAGCAGCATGACAAGTTGCACAAGCACAGAAGCATTGGTGATGAGAGTGAGAAACGAAAGATCTTGAGTGACGGTCATGTAGGCAGTCTGGATAAATGGTCTTGGGCAGCTGTCTTAACTAACGCCATTCAAAGTGTTAGCAAAACGATCTGTGGTTTTATATTAGCGCTAAATGATGATTAAATTTCTTGAGAGCACTGAGGTGCGTAAAGAGTGATTGTAATCGTTACCAGGTGCTTTCAGTTTCTGATCAGCATTTAGCAGCATTGATAGATTGGATTGTCGTGTCTGGAGCGCAATTAAAAAGGTGCGTTCGTTATGTCATTGATGGAAATTTGTGTGGGACGAATTTGGTCTAATACTCTTTGTGGAATTGCCGCAGGTCGAAATGTATGGGTATTAACACACACTACTTTAATGCGACCAGTTGCTAATAATTTTGGCGTCTCTTCGTCATAACGCCAAGCCTGTTGTATGAAATCAACGGCAACACGGCCAATTTTTTCGACAATGACGGTCAAATTAAGTTCATCGTCAAGACGCGCTGGGGCTTGATAATCGAGTGCGGTGCTTTTGACAACAAACATGACTTCATCGGTTTTGACCAACTGG is a genomic window of Glaciimonas sp. CA11.2 containing:
- a CDS encoding chromate transporter, which codes for MIAVLLSLAAIFSELSLLAFGGGNTILPEMQRQVVHIHHWMSAQEFSAMFALAQAAPGPNMMVVTLVGWHVAGWPGVIVTSIAKFGPSSILTGITLHYWRRFKDEPWRGIVQAGLVPVTVGLVAASASLITEASVHALILGAITLGCVVGTLKTRLHPLWFLAVGALVGLTGFGQ
- a CDS encoding ExbD/TolR family protein — protein: MTGFSSMRGGRPRKFKAEINVVPYIDVMMVLLVIFMVSAPMVNPNVINLPTAAKSVAPPTEYIEIALKANGDSSVRINGKKTGGSQAETVEKNKLKAKLQSLHDDNPDMPVMISAEKDIKYDEVIQVISEAKIMGINRVGLATK
- the ybgF gene encoding tol-pal system protein YbgF, producing the protein MRIFSKSTLTAALLAAGCFAPIAHAGLFDDAEARRAILDIRSRIDAVNARVDGKADKSSSLSLADQNDQLNQEIAKLRGQIEVLTNEVANTQQRQKDFYVDLDNRLRKLEPQKVNVDGQEVSIDPNEQKSYDAALASFKGGDYKGATAAFSDYLRRYPASGFAPSAQYWLGNSYFAQRDYKNAIAAQQVVIKKYPDNPKAADALLNMSSSYTELKDKGAAKKSLEQVISQYPNTPAAVTAKERLAGAK
- the pal gene encoding peptidoglycan-associated lipoprotein Pal: MRHLSSFALIVSSAVLLAACSSPVKLDDKAKIEDRGSMTGGADPRSVNPVNAGSSDALNDPQGVLSKRSIYFDYDSYSVKEEFRSVVEAHAKYLIANKGRKIIIQGNTDDRGGREYNLALGQKRAEAVRKAMALLGVPDAQVEAVSLGKEKPKALGNDEASFAENRRADIVY
- the ybgC gene encoding tol-pal system-associated acyl-CoA thioesterase, with the translated sequence MNAVLSETAKDFNWSIRVYYEDTDAGGVVFYANYLKFFERARTEWLRTAGIEQSQLVKTDEVMFVVKSTALDYQAPARLDDELNLTVIVEKIGRVAVDFIQQAWRYDEETPKLLATGRIKVVCVNTHTFRPAAIPQRVLDQIRPTQISINDITNAPF
- the tolB gene encoding Tol-Pal system beta propeller repeat protein TolB; the encoded protein is MKKNPSSPLIGTWIRHSVRSIAVIGIAVTALISTPLVYAQLRIETAGVGATQIPIAIAGFSNENLAPQQITAIIKADLSRSGMFKIIDTSDVVSDASQINYGDWKSRGADALVVGSVEKLADGRFDVRYKLLDTVKSAQLSGLSLSSSAQYTRVSAHKIADDIYQKLIGIRGAFATRIAYVTKSGKEYRLEIADADGEGTQVALRSNEPIISPAWSPDGTKVAYVSFEAKKPIVYVQNLVTKQRTIIANYKGSNSAPSWSPDGTKIAIALARDSLTQVYVVNADGSSLRRLTNTSGIDTEPQFSADGQSIYFTSDRSGGPQIYKMSANGGEAQRVTFSGNYNISPRISPDGKTLAYISRRSGGFQLYAMDLGNNQEQRLSDTVKDESPSFSPNGQYIMYATESGGRRGSLAVVSVDGRVKQRLTVQAGDIREPTWGPFMK
- the tolQ gene encoding protein TolQ, producing the protein MTVTQDLSFLTLITNASVLVQLVMLLLLAVSVMSWTYIFRKMFAIRSARAQTEEFERAFWSGGNLTELYQGTTSNRRRGAGATGAMERIFAAGMDEFSKIKASAGHKASTDSAALLDGSRRAMRAAYQREMDALESHLAFLASVGSVSPYVGLFGTVWGIMNAFRGLANVQQATLAAVAPGIAEALIATAIGLFAAIPAVVAYNRFAHDVDRLAIRFESFIEEFSNILQRQAR
- a CDS encoding chromate transporter, which translates into the protein MVIRVVTQTEMQAVIPTKVQTERAAQQSDPAHNNHPAQEPPSVRALFLGFLGLGLIGFGGVLPLARRMLVEQRRWLTDAEFTDLLGLCQFLPGGNIINLSVAIGLQFRGIRGALAALLGLIAAPTAIVIALGVIYERFQNDTHIAHMFAGLAAAAAGLLISTALKMATPLRRKPLGILIAATFFVAIALLRLPLLPTMLVLVPVSILVTWRWAA
- the tolA gene encoding cell envelope integrity protein TolA; the encoded protein is MTDRIPYSIPKEPGRWRAIALAAAVHAALIVFLWIGVHWQSQVPVAVEAEVWSPEVREAAPPPPTPTPPPEPIEKPVPQPVQKPVATEAPPPPKVVQPVVPDPEIALEKERKRKVQEKKDRDHAEQVLEDKERQRKADEQEKAQEKKDAAKLADKLAAKQKAADDKKKADADAKKAAEADDKLKQKQEAAKEAAKKAAIDKQRKADDAASDKRHNDDMKRLLGQATGNGASNSTGTAAQSQGPRGDPGYAQKVGAKIKGFINFNVPDGMAGNPSVEYEVQLLPDGSVASIHLRKPSGVSGFDEAVKRAIERSAPYPKDKSGSVPSSFIGIHKPKDQ